A stretch of Candidatus Dojkabacteria bacterium DNA encodes these proteins:
- the lepB gene encoding signal peptidase I — protein MSEFELRGDKSPEQSPQKNPIIKFFSSILWFIQPLLISFLIAVFAWLFLATPHEVLGSSMEPNIHDKSFVVASKQTYNFRKPNRGEIVIFERTEYRDYIKRVIGLPGETIAIKDCHFYINGKLLDESVYISPDICTPGGAFLKEGDENQFVIPEGYYFLVGDNRTGSTDSRDIGAVSLDLFKGKASIVFSSGPDRRIFFIKEPEYK, from the coding sequence ATGAGCGAATTTGAATTAAGAGGAGACAAATCCCCTGAACAAAGCCCACAAAAGAACCCGATTATAAAGTTCTTTTCTTCAATTTTATGGTTTATTCAACCACTCCTAATTTCATTTTTGATTGCTGTTTTTGCTTGGCTATTCTTAGCAACTCCACACGAAGTACTCGGATCATCAATGGAACCCAATATTCACGACAAAAGTTTTGTTGTTGCATCAAAACAAACATACAATTTTAGAAAACCAAATAGGGGAGAGATTGTCATCTTTGAAAGAACCGAATACCGCGATTACATAAAGCGTGTTATTGGACTCCCAGGCGAAACCATTGCAATAAAAGACTGCCATTTTTATATAAACGGGAAACTGCTCGATGAATCTGTATACATAAGTCCAGATATTTGCACCCCCGGAGGTGCATTTTTAAAGGAAGGCGACGAAAACCAATTTGTAATTCCGGAAGGATATTACTTCCTTGTGGGTGATAATCGTACGGGAAGCACAGACAGTAGAGATATTGGAGCCGTATCACTTGACCTTTTTAAAGGAAAAGCTTCGATTGTCTTCTCAAGCGGTCCGGATAGGCGCATTTTTTTTATTAAAGAACCGGAGTACAAATAG
- a CDS encoding ParA family protein produces the protein MKKLVIINQKGGVGKTTTAINLGAALSQKGKKVLLVDLDPQANLSSGIGYTISKKEDEESPGIYDVLIGEKKLSDIFVTTSLKNLFLAPASISLAGAEIEMINMLSRETKLKTALDNFKESLDYVIIDSPPSLGILTINALVAADSVIIPIQCEYFALEGLGKLLETIRVVKGINPGLEIGGVILTMYDARTKLSEQVANDVRSHLGDKVFKTIIPRNVRLSEAPSHGKSIFDYDPTSQGAQKYEELATELANRF, from the coding sequence ATGAAAAAACTCGTTATTATAAATCAAAAAGGAGGAGTCGGAAAAACCACAACTGCAATAAACTTGGGCGCAGCACTTTCACAAAAAGGAAAAAAGGTTCTACTCGTCGATCTTGATCCTCAGGCAAATTTAAGTTCGGGTATTGGTTACACGATTTCAAAAAAAGAAGATGAAGAAAGCCCCGGAATCTATGATGTTCTAATCGGCGAAAAAAAACTTTCGGACATATTTGTTACAACCTCGTTAAAGAACCTTTTTCTTGCACCCGCAAGTATTTCACTGGCCGGTGCCGAAATTGAAATGATTAACATGCTTTCGAGAGAGACAAAGCTTAAAACAGCGCTCGACAACTTTAAAGAATCTCTTGATTACGTAATCATTGATTCACCTCCATCTCTAGGAATTCTGACAATAAATGCACTTGTTGCCGCAGATTCAGTAATTATTCCAATTCAGTGTGAATATTTTGCACTGGAGGGACTTGGAAAATTGCTCGAGACTATACGTGTAGTAAAGGGAATAAACCCCGGTCTGGAAATAGGTGGCGTGATCTTGACTATGTACGATGCACGTACAAAACTATCTGAGCAAGTTGCAAATGATGTTAGGTCGCATCTTGGTGATAAGGTTTTTAAAACTATTATTCCAAGAAATGTCCGCCTCTCCGAAGCCCCGTCTCACGGAAAAAGCATTTTTGATTATGACCCAACTTCACAAGGGGCACAAAAATACGAAGAGCTTGCTACTGAACTTGCTAATCGATTTTAA
- a CDS encoding ParB/RepB/Spo0J family partition protein, translated as MQSDSKTRLGRGLSALISDETAQTLNKNTAGVIEIDISKIKANPYQPRQSFEMNKLLELAESIRQNGVLQPIIVTKDIEDNYTLIIGERRLRASKLAGLTQIPAVIKDMSRQDMLEIAVIENIQREDLSPIEEARAYKQLLLEFKLSLTELAKKISKSKSFISNKTRLLKLPQEIINALQNGVISEGHAKAILGLLGPDLQIQAFKITVKNNLSVRDTEDLVNRLRKGDINKDSSKKIIEYVLSGGAKKIQRDLGKYLDVPVRIVPLKDGGKLVMRYKTETELEQIFKKVVNQ; from the coding sequence ATGCAATCAGATTCCAAAACAAGACTTGGTCGCGGACTGTCGGCTTTAATATCCGACGAAACAGCGCAAACACTAAACAAAAATACTGCAGGTGTTATTGAAATTGACATTTCAAAAATCAAAGCAAACCCTTATCAGCCTAGACAAAGCTTTGAGATGAATAAACTTCTTGAGTTAGCTGAGTCGATTCGTCAAAATGGGGTACTTCAACCAATTATTGTTACAAAAGACATAGAAGACAATTACACACTAATTATCGGCGAACGTAGGCTTAGAGCAAGCAAGTTAGCAGGACTTACGCAGATTCCTGCAGTTATAAAAGATATGTCCCGACAAGATATGCTAGAAATTGCTGTTATTGAAAACATTCAACGTGAAGACCTGTCACCAATTGAGGAGGCCAGAGCATACAAACAACTTTTATTAGAGTTTAAACTTTCACTTACCGAACTTGCAAAAAAGATTAGCAAATCCAAATCGTTTATTTCTAATAAAACCAGGCTCCTTAAACTTCCGCAAGAAATTATCAATGCACTCCAGAACGGAGTAATTTCTGAAGGTCATGCAAAAGCCATTCTCGGGCTTTTGGGTCCTGATTTACAAATTCAAGCATTTAAAATTACAGTTAAAAACAATCTGTCTGTACGTGACACAGAAGATCTTGTTAATAGACTCCGCAAAGGCGATATCAATAAAGATTCCTCTAAAAAGATTATTGAATATGTTCTATCCGGCGGTGCAAAAAAAATCCAACGAGACCTTGGAAAATATCTTGATGTCCCTGTCAGAATTGTTCCCTTAAAAGATGGAGGAAAACTCGTAATGCGCTATAAGACGGAAACCGAATTGGAACAGATTTTCAAGAAGGTTGTAAATCAATAA
- the dnaA gene encoding chromosomal replication initiator protein DnaA, with protein MNDPKTLWNKILETISTQVSSTTISTWFSRANLNKLNNGVAVIGCADPFVREWIESKHRILLTETISQLVGNHIAVTFVIDENLSSKEAIEKTPLFSTGKDENSLIKVLGNSNINIRYSFESFIVGPSNRLAHAAAEAVAARPGATYNPLFIYGGVGLGKTHLMHAIGNRMLNDNPNRKIYYCASETFLNSMVEAIRSGKTTEFRQKYRKLDLLIIDDIQFISNWQETQSELFHTFNELYLANKQIVFASDRPPSQISNLMDRLRSRFEGGMVADISEPTYEMRIAILKKKCEQNLIHLPEECINSIASSVESNIRELEGALNRIYNQKTVTGIIPTPAEIENILKRDIEQKQRQISPKKVIKAVAKEFNVTVKELKGSSRRAQIAKPRQVAMFIIREDLKHKLEDIAGFLGKTDHTTVLNAVKRVSSLILKDDTVREKIERLRQRIRQNTL; from the coding sequence ATGAATGATCCCAAAACACTTTGGAATAAAATCTTAGAAACAATATCAACCCAAGTCTCAAGTACAACCATAAGCACATGGTTCTCTCGCGCAAATCTAAACAAATTAAATAACGGCGTTGCAGTAATCGGATGTGCCGATCCATTTGTCCGTGAGTGGATAGAATCAAAACACAGAATTCTTTTAACCGAAACAATAAGCCAGCTTGTAGGTAACCACATTGCAGTAACCTTTGTAATAGACGAGAATCTGTCTAGCAAAGAGGCTATAGAAAAAACCCCCCTTTTTTCAACGGGAAAAGACGAAAACTCTCTTATTAAAGTCCTCGGCAACTCAAACATAAATATTCGCTACAGCTTCGAATCGTTTATTGTTGGTCCGTCAAATAGACTTGCACATGCAGCGGCAGAAGCAGTTGCAGCACGTCCCGGAGCAACATATAATCCACTGTTTATTTATGGCGGGGTAGGGCTAGGCAAAACACACTTAATGCATGCAATCGGGAATCGTATGTTAAATGACAATCCCAACCGAAAAATATATTACTGTGCAAGTGAAACCTTTTTGAACTCAATGGTTGAAGCAATTAGGTCAGGAAAGACTACCGAATTTCGGCAGAAATACCGAAAGCTCGACTTGCTCATTATCGATGACATTCAATTTATCTCAAACTGGCAGGAAACTCAAAGTGAACTTTTCCATACATTTAATGAACTATATCTTGCAAATAAACAAATAGTGTTTGCATCTGATCGACCTCCCTCCCAAATTTCAAATCTAATGGATAGGTTGCGCAGCAGGTTTGAAGGGGGCATGGTTGCCGATATTTCTGAACCTACTTATGAAATGCGCATAGCAATTCTTAAAAAGAAATGTGAACAAAACCTGATACATCTCCCCGAAGAATGTATCAATTCAATTGCAAGCTCAGTAGAGTCAAATATTCGTGAACTTGAAGGTGCCTTAAATCGAATCTATAACCAGAAAACCGTTACCGGAATAATTCCTACACCGGCGGAAATTGAAAATATTCTTAAACGCGACATAGAGCAAAAGCAGCGCCAGATAAGTCCAAAGAAGGTTATTAAAGCCGTTGCAAAAGAATTTAATGTTACAGTTAAAGAGCTTAAAGGTTCAAGCAGACGTGCACAAATTGCAAAGCCAAGACAAGTCGCAATGTTCATTATTCGTGAAGACCTAAAACACAAGCTTGAAGATATCGCAGGTTTCTTAGGGAAAACTGACCACACAACCGTTCTTAATGCAGTTAAAAGAGTATCATCTCTCATTCTTAAGGATGATACTGTTCGTGAAAAAATCGAACGACTTCGCCAACGAATCAGACAAAATACCCTCTAA
- a CDS encoding YraN family protein codes for MSRYIGQIGEDLAKLYLRNQNYTILKTNIFSRFGEIDILCRKAKDLYLVEVKTDNNNSHYSLSNVTPQKVNRLLQTFYSQKLINPRIYANIQILIIHITLSHGILIKSYLLEPI; via the coding sequence ATGAGTAGATATATTGGTCAAATTGGTGAAGATTTGGCAAAGCTATATTTGAGAAACCAAAATTATACAATTTTAAAAACCAATATTTTTTCACGTTTTGGTGAGATAGATATTCTTTGCCGAAAGGCAAAAGACCTTTATTTAGTGGAGGTAAAAACAGACAATAATAACAGCCACTACTCATTAAGTAATGTAACACCTCAAAAGGTTAATAGATTACTACAAACATTTTATTCTCAAAAGTTAATAAATCCACGCATATATGCTAATATACAAATACTGATTATCCATATCACTCTATCCCACGGAATCTTGATCAAGTCATACTTATTGGAACCAATCTAA
- a CDS encoding bifunctional (p)ppGpp synthetase/guanosine-3',5'-bis(diphosphate) 3'-pyrophosphohydrolase — MDQPTFLAQINKTNPKNLAEIESVITLAQKVYANNTCSWGESMLSHSLNVANDCLNQNLDLNTIKLAILHDIGLFIKESEIDKLLPKEKTLVRLIKNYTAIKSLVYKVNDKHTTISLTTKLLLSTSNDIRILIVKLFDKLEDLENYENLPPSEKKRLLNRIKRIYSPLADFIGMAALKRKFDDLAFMVENPSEYQKIKQVLKKYEDPNYHKSFKKRLVNLLASQNLRPIKIFGRTKGIYSTYEKTIRGFGSEIPDKSNVPLGFIDQIADKYGTTILLPTVEDCYKAFNLIKGKFEKVPRTYDNTGRDYIANPRPNGYRSLHIRMFTDQRKKIQTEIQIKTPEMHLFNEYGPASHIAYKVKIVFKEDLDKDLYVFDKLQQWKDNPTDKRIYKLNLFKDSIFVFTPKSDVIRLSKDATPIDFAYKIHTKVGEHCGGAKINGIMSKISDTLKTGDIVQIITTKKPNVRKDWLKIAKDTETLSQIRKSLRNLETGDRAT; from the coding sequence ATGGATCAACCAACTTTCTTGGCACAAATAAATAAAACAAACCCGAAAAATCTTGCCGAAATTGAGAGTGTGATTACTCTTGCCCAAAAAGTCTATGCCAATAATACATGTAGCTGGGGCGAAAGTATGCTTTCACATAGCCTTAATGTTGCAAACGACTGTTTAAATCAAAACCTTGACCTTAATACGATTAAACTTGCAATTCTTCATGATATCGGACTTTTTATAAAAGAATCCGAAATCGATAAACTGCTTCCCAAAGAAAAAACTCTGGTTCGGCTAATAAAAAATTACACAGCAATTAAGTCTTTGGTTTACAAAGTAAATGACAAACACACAACAATATCATTAACCACAAAACTTTTATTGTCCACTAGCAACGACATTCGTATTCTAATTGTGAAATTATTCGATAAACTTGAAGATCTAGAAAACTACGAAAATCTTCCGCCTAGCGAAAAAAAACGGCTTTTAAACAGAATAAAACGAATATATTCTCCACTTGCCGATTTTATTGGGATGGCTGCACTAAAGCGTAAGTTTGATGATCTTGCATTCATGGTTGAAAACCCTTCTGAGTACCAGAAAATCAAACAAGTTCTAAAAAAATATGAAGACCCCAATTATCATAAATCCTTTAAGAAAAGGCTTGTAAATCTTCTTGCAAGTCAAAACCTTCGACCTATAAAAATCTTTGGACGAACAAAAGGTATTTACAGTACATATGAGAAAACGATTCGAGGGTTTGGGTCCGAAATACCAGATAAGTCAAACGTTCCTTTAGGGTTCATTGATCAAATTGCAGACAAATATGGAACCACTATACTATTGCCAACCGTAGAAGATTGTTATAAGGCATTTAACCTCATAAAAGGGAAATTCGAAAAGGTTCCACGAACATACGATAATACGGGACGTGATTATATAGCAAATCCACGACCTAACGGCTACCGCAGTTTACACATTAGAATGTTTACAGATCAACGTAAAAAAATTCAGACAGAGATTCAAATTAAAACACCTGAAATGCATCTTTTCAATGAGTATGGTCCTGCTTCCCATATTGCATACAAAGTAAAAATAGTTTTTAAGGAAGATCTTGATAAGGATCTTTATGTATTCGACAAGCTTCAGCAGTGGAAAGATAATCCGACAGATAAGCGAATTTACAAACTTAATCTTTTTAAAGATTCTATATTCGTTTTCACGCCAAAATCCGATGTAATACGACTTTCCAAGGATGCAACACCCATTGACTTTGCGTATAAAATTCATACAAAAGTCGGCGAGCACTGTGGAGGTGCAAAAATCAATGGCATAATGTCAAAAATATCAGACACACTAAAAACCGGCGACATTGTCCAAATAATTACAACGAAAAAGCCAAACGTAAGGAAAGACTGGCTTAAGATTGCAAAGGACACAGAAACCCTTAGCCAAATTCGAAAATCTCTCAGAAACCTAGAAACCGGTGACAGAGCTACTTAA
- a CDS encoding RNA methyltransferase, which translates to MITLVLDNIRSAFNVGSIFRTADGRGDCRLFLCGYTPTPENPKVKKTALFAEETVPWQYFKTASDALSQLEKDGTRIICLELTKSATDFRKYPYPKDIAIVVGNELDGVDKSLTQKYPSIKIPMNGRKESLNVAIAASIVMYAIPNE; encoded by the coding sequence GTGATTACTTTAGTCCTCGACAATATTCGATCCGCATTTAATGTGGGATCAATATTTAGAACCGCCGATGGGCGAGGGGATTGCAGGCTTTTTTTATGCGGCTATACACCAACCCCGGAAAATCCCAAAGTCAAGAAAACAGCACTTTTTGCGGAAGAAACAGTACCATGGCAATACTTTAAAACTGCATCCGATGCCCTATCTCAGCTTGAGAAGGATGGAACTCGAATTATCTGTCTGGAGCTTACCAAATCTGCAACCGATTTCAGGAAATATCCTTACCCAAAAGATATCGCAATTGTAGTTGGAAACGAACTTGACGGAGTGGACAAATCGCTTACTCAAAAATACCCAAGTATAAAAATACCAATGAACGGTCGAAAGGAATCATTAAATGTTGCAATCGCCGCCTCAATTGTTATGTATGCCATTCCCAATGAATAA
- the miaA gene encoding tRNA (adenosine(37)-N6)-dimethylallyltransferase MiaA, whose translation MNNQVIVIFGPTGTGKSTLAIKIASTLDSPVISADSRKVYKGLDIGTNKEALLKAKHKKLIPSLHLIDVVTPDKRFTVYDFLKECEHVFAKAHAAGKIPVVVGGTVMYITALLKGYTLRETKPNIKKRIRLEKKALPQLQLILKTKRPDVWENMDNGERNNKRRLVRWLEVALDNRKVTEQKNIAYDFITIPLIPTKEETQKKLQVRVEKMLDAGLIEETKRLLQKYPKDCVGLSTMGYKEAVDFINGDIPLTELKERIIIRHRQYARYQRRWIMKKLHTPP comes from the coding sequence ATGAATAATCAGGTAATTGTTATTTTCGGACCAACGGGCACAGGAAAATCAACACTAGCAATAAAAATTGCATCAACACTTGATTCACCTGTTATTTCAGCTGATTCTCGTAAAGTCTATAAGGGACTGGACATAGGAACAAACAAGGAAGCACTTTTAAAGGCAAAACACAAAAAACTCATTCCTTCTCTTCACTTGATAGATGTTGTTACCCCCGACAAACGCTTTACTGTTTATGATTTTTTAAAAGAGTGTGAACATGTTTTTGCAAAGGCACATGCTGCAGGCAAAATCCCTGTTGTTGTCGGCGGAACAGTAATGTATATAACAGCACTCCTTAAGGGATATACGCTTCGAGAAACAAAACCTAACATTAAAAAGCGTATCCGGCTTGAAAAGAAAGCCTTACCTCAACTTCAGTTAATACTTAAAACAAAACGTCCTGATGTGTGGGAAAACATGGATAATGGTGAACGGAACAACAAACGTAGATTGGTACGATGGCTGGAAGTTGCATTAGACAATAGAAAGGTTACAGAACAAAAAAACATTGCCTACGATTTCATTACAATACCTCTTATTCCAACAAAAGAAGAAACTCAGAAGAAGCTGCAGGTTCGTGTGGAAAAAATGTTGGACGCAGGGCTTATAGAAGAAACAAAAAGACTTTTACAAAAATATCCCAAAGATTGTGTCGGACTTTCCACAATGGGATATAAGGAAGCTGTAGATTTCATAAACGGTGATATTCCGCTTACCGAGCTTAAAGAACGCATAATTATCCGCCACAGGCAATATGCAAGGTACCAACGCAGGTGGATTATGAAAAAATTACATACCCCTCCGTAG